One Tolypothrix bouteillei VB521301 DNA window includes the following coding sequences:
- a CDS encoding PD40 domain-containing protein: MSEPINPEEISVQNERSLATLVRAIVRSQGRFSLILVRCNYAHLQEEIIEQLRQNSQLQILEITLDKSAKNLYSIIHAQLATDRLSVTDAIMVLGLQSVTAIDDLLISINRVRDDFPQSFSFPVVFWINDLVLQKFIKLAPDFYTYAGVPIKFAISTTDLIEVLKKKVDGLFAKILETGGDRFLDNTALNIGMDAAEIESALEELHSQGYSEPELEASQQFISGRDAYSKSQMERSRQLYEQSLTFWEQRGEMGDMVELSPPSPTPYTEQQACVLFHLGLWWRRYAVLHRAEYEAACRQAENYYQRCVQILQHANRPDLVAQFINPWGEVLQQLAKWDELKSVANTAIELHTTYPNTLRLANAYASLAEVGLGKSNWEETQQYAIRALQAIAKLANESDIKRHYQSWYQFLISQAQYHHQNEVQAALHNLETAKEGCKPDYNPQLYIRILNALSELHYQQHRYLEAFELKQEKRSIEQQYGFRAFIGAGRLQSQRQVIHPALITVGSTQLYGDAVGTTSQQGTIAQEIVASGREEDVKQLIHRISRDDQKLVVIYGPSGVGKSSLLTAGLVPALHDLPAIDSRIPLPVTVRFYSDWKQELGKVLRDTTPQNCGHGEELGAESSGLIHKILQQLRQNATRNFLTILIFDQFEEFFFNCSQPSQRKEFWQFLKLALDSWDIPYVKVIIALREDYLHYLLECDRITNLEVTKNDILNKGIRYYFGNFSPEGARKVIKNLTQRSSLEPELIEELVRDLAAEEGEVRPIELQVVGAQLETEEITQLKQYQEQGPKEQLVQRYLDEVVKDCGQENERAAQLVLYLLTDENNTRPLKTYAELADTLAFLAAKVDKLELVLKILVTSGIVFLIPQSPADRYQLVHDYLVSFIRQQRGAELLAELEREKQKRQLAEAKLNQVLKQRLRIAFGTGVGLVALTAVAVTFGIKSTIGETNAQISALASSSEALFTATLQEEALVESIKAGEKLQQTIWSKWMEANTRDRVVVALRQAVYESFGRELKTLKGHSASVISVSFSPDGKTIASASEDNTVKLWDNNTGRELKTLKGHSAPVMSVSFSPDGKTIASASKDNTIKLWDTTGKELKTLKGHSAYVSSVSFSPDGKTIASASSDNTIKLWDTTGKELKTLKGHSGLVYSVSFSPDGKTIASASSDNTVKLWDTTGKELKTLKGHSAEVFSVSFSPDGKTIASASSDNTVKLWDTTGKELKTLKGHSAEVFSVSFSPDGKTIASASWDNTIKLWDITGRELKTLKEHSAYISSISFSPDGKTIASASWDNTVKLWDTTGRELKTLKGHSAPVYSVSFSPDGKTIASTSRDNTVKLWDTAGRELKTLKGHSAPVYSVSFSPDGKTIASASRDNTVKLWDTTGRELKTLKGHSAPIVSVSFSPDGKTIASASEDNTIKLWDTTGKELKTLKGHSAPVYSVSFSPDGKTIASASLDKTVKLWDTTGKELKTLKGHSAPVYSVSFSPDGKTIASASWDNTIKLWDITGRELKTLKGHSGWISSVNFSPDGKTIASASKDNTVKLWETTGRELTTFKGHSAPVVSVSFSPDGKTIASASWDKTVKLWNLDLENLLVLGCDWLKYYLPRYPETLAELHVCQTKPLRIAAASTLVEQGEALATEGNFEDAVAKFNKAKAWNSKLTFDSEEKAVPIIMVSQGRELAQEGDIEAALVQLTKAQKLSPNLDLNPKTKAIEKNPKAVIFLIRGEALVKQDKFKEALAFYKDAQTLDPALTISAKEWNSLCWDGSLRGFAKDVMFACEKAVALSPKDGGILDSRGLARALTGNSKGSVADFQAFIKWTDNSKYKSQRQRWINTLIAGKNPFTTEELKKLRE; the protein is encoded by the coding sequence ATGAGCGAACCGATAAATCCAGAAGAAATTTCCGTGCAAAATGAGCGATCGCTGGCGACTCTTGTAAGAGCGATCGTTCGTTCTCAAGGTCGCTTTTCCCTAATTTTAGTACGCTGTAACTACGCACATTTGCAAGAAGAAATTATAGAACAGTTACGGCAAAATTCTCAATTACAAATACTAGAAATAACTTTAGATAAGTCAGCAAAAAATCTATATTCAATTATTCATGCACAGTTGGCAACCGATAGATTATCTGTGACAGATGCCATTATGGTACTGGGATTGCAGTCAGTCACAGCCATTGACGATTTGTTGATTTCTATAAATCGAGTGCGAGATGATTTTCCCCAAAGCTTTTCATTTCCTGTAGTCTTCTGGATAAACGATTTAGTGCTGCAAAAGTTTATAAAACTGGCACCCGATTTTTATACTTATGCTGGCGTACCCATTAAATTTGCCATCTCGACTACAGACTTAATTGAGGTTCTTAAAAAAAAAGTAGATGGGTTATTTGCGAAAATATTAGAAACAGGTGGAGACAGATTTTTAGACAATACTGCATTAAATATAGGAATGGATGCGGCTGAAATTGAATCAGCATTGGAAGAATTACACAGCCAGGGCTACTCCGAACCAGAATTAGAAGCCAGCCAGCAATTTATTTCAGGACGCGATGCTTATAGTAAAAGTCAAATGGAGCGATCGCGTCAACTTTACGAACAAAGCCTTACATTCTGGGAACAGCGAGGAGAGATGGGGGACATGGTAGAACTTTCTCCCCCCTCCCCCACTCCTTACACAGAACAACAAGCCTGCGTACTCTTCCACCTGGGGTTATGGTGGCGAAGGTACGCGGTTTTACATCGAGCCGAGTATGAAGCAGCGTGTCGTCAAGCAGAAAATTACTATCAACGGTGCGTGCAAATCCTACAGCATGCAAACCGTCCCGATTTAGTGGCTCAATTTATCAATCCTTGGGGAGAAGTGCTGCAACAGTTAGCAAAATGGGATGAATTAAAATCTGTTGCTAACACTGCCATTGAACTACACACAACATATCCCAATACTCTCAGGTTGGCAAATGCTTATGCTTCCCTTGCAGAAGTTGGACTGGGAAAATCTAATTGGGAAGAGACTCAGCAGTATGCAATCAGAGCACTTCAAGCGATCGCAAAACTAGCAAATGAAAGTGATATCAAACGACATTATCAAAGTTGGTATCAATTTTTAATCTCTCAAGCCCAATATCATCATCAAAACGAAGTACAAGCAGCGCTACACAACTTAGAAACAGCTAAGGAAGGATGTAAGCCCGATTATAACCCACAGCTTTACATACGGATATTAAATGCATTATCCGAGCTTCACTACCAACAACATAGATATTTAGAAGCATTTGAACTCAAGCAAGAGAAACGTTCCATCGAGCAACAATATGGTTTCCGCGCTTTCATTGGTGCGGGGCGATTGCAATCTCAGCGACAGGTGATTCATCCTGCTTTGATAACAGTTGGTTCAACTCAATTGTACGGTGATGCTGTGGGAACAACCTCTCAGCAAGGAACTATTGCTCAAGAAATTGTTGCATCTGGGCGAGAAGAAGACGTTAAACAATTAATCCATCGCATCAGTCGAGATGACCAAAAATTAGTTGTGATTTATGGTCCCTCTGGAGTTGGAAAAAGTTCGCTGCTGACAGCAGGATTGGTACCCGCATTGCACGATCTACCTGCTATTGATAGTCGGATTCCTTTGCCAGTCACAGTCAGATTTTACAGTGATTGGAAACAGGAATTGGGTAAAGTGCTTCGTGACACAACACCCCAAAACTGTGGACATGGGGAGGAGTTGGGGGCGGAGTCATCGGGGTTAATTCATAAGATTCTTCAACAATTACGGCAAAATGCAACTCGCAATTTCTTAACTATTCTCATTTTTGACCAATTTGAAGAGTTTTTCTTTAACTGTTCTCAACCATCTCAACGAAAAGAGTTTTGGCAGTTTTTGAAACTTGCTTTGGATAGTTGGGATATTCCCTATGTGAAAGTCATTATTGCTTTACGTGAAGATTATTTGCATTATTTATTGGAGTGCGATCGCATTACAAATTTAGAAGTCACAAAAAATGATATTTTGAATAAAGGAATTCGCTACTATTTTGGAAATTTTTCTCCTGAAGGTGCGAGAAAGGTTATTAAAAATTTAACTCAACGTTCTTCTCTAGAACCAGAACTCATTGAAGAATTAGTAAGAGATTTAGCGGCAGAAGAAGGAGAAGTTCGTCCCATTGAGTTACAAGTCGTAGGGGCACAACTAGAAACCGAAGAAATCACTCAGTTAAAACAGTATCAGGAACAAGGACCAAAAGAACAACTAGTCCAAAGATACTTAGACGAAGTTGTGAAAGATTGCGGACAAGAAAATGAACGTGCTGCTCAATTAGTCTTGTATTTACTAACTGATGAAAATAATACGCGTCCGTTAAAAACCTATGCTGAATTAGCAGATACTTTAGCATTTTTAGCAGCCAAGGTTGATAAATTAGAATTAGTTTTAAAGATTTTAGTGACATCAGGTATAGTCTTCTTGATACCGCAATCTCCAGCAGATCGCTATCAACTCGTTCATGATTATTTGGTATCTTTTATTCGCCAACAACGCGGTGCGGAATTATTAGCAGAATTAGAAAGAGAAAAACAAAAACGCCAATTAGCAGAAGCAAAGTTAAATCAAGTTTTAAAACAGCGATTAAGAATCGCCTTTGGTACAGGGGTAGGATTGGTGGCATTAACAGCCGTGGCTGTGACATTTGGAATCAAGTCAACCATTGGTGAAACAAATGCTCAAATTAGCGCTCTTGCTTCTTCTTCAGAAGCACTTTTTACAGCTACTCTTCAAGAAGAAGCTTTGGTAGAAAGTATTAAAGCAGGAGAAAAACTGCAACAGACAATTTGGTCAAAGTGGATGGAAGCCAATACACGCGATCGAGTTGTTGTTGCTTTACGGCAAGCAGTGTATGAGTCTTTTGGCAGAGAACTCAAAACCCTTAAAGGGCATTCTGCTTCAGTGATAAGCGTCAGCTTCAGCCCCGACGGCAAGACCATTGCTTCTGCAAGTGAGGACAACACCGTCAAACTCTGGGATAATAACACAGGCAGAGAACTCAAAACCCTCAAAGGGCATTCCGCTCCAGTTATGAGCGTCAGCTTTAGTCCTGATGGCAAGACAATTGCTTCTGCAAGTAAGGACAACACTATCAAACTTTGGGATACCACAGGCAAAGAACTCAAAACCCTCAAAGGGCATTCCGCTTATGTTTCAAGCGTCAGCTTTAGCCCCGACGGCAAGACTATCGCTTCTGCAAGTAGTGACAACACTATCAAACTTTGGGATACCACAGGCAAAGAACTCAAAACCCTTAAAGGGCATTCAGGTTTGGTTTATAGCGTCAGCTTCAGCCCCGACGGCAAGACCATCGCTTCTGCAAGTAGTGACAACACGGTCAAACTTTGGGATACCACAGGCAAAGAACTCAAAACCCTCAAAGGGCATTCCGCCGAAGTTTTTAGTGTCAGCTTCAGCCCCGACGGCAAGACCATCGCTTCTGCAAGTAGTGACAACACGGTCAAACTTTGGGATACCACAGGCAAAGAACTCAAAACACTCAAAGGGCATTCCGCCGAAGTTTTTAGTGTCAGCTTCAGCCCCGACGGCAAGACGATTGCTTCTGCAAGTTGGGACAACACCATCAAACTTTGGGATATCACAGGCAGAGAACTCAAAACCCTCAAAGAGCATTCTGCCTATATTTCGAGCATCAGCTTCAGCCCCGACGGCAAGACAATTGCTTCTGCAAGTTGGGACAACACCGTCAAACTCTGGGATACCACAGGTAGAGAACTCAAAACCCTCAAAGGGCATTCCGCTCCAGTTTATAGCGTCAGCTTCAGCCCCGATGGCAAGACGATTGCTTCTACAAGTAGGGACAATACCGTCAAACTCTGGGATACCGCAGGCAGAGAACTCAAAACCCTCAAAGGGCATTCCGCTCCAGTTTATAGCGTCAGCTTCAGCCCCGATGGCAAGACGATTGCTTCTGCAAGTAGGGACAACACCGTCAAACTCTGGGATACCACAGGTAGAGAACTCAAGACCCTCAAAGGGCATTCCGCTCCAATTGTGAGCGTCAGCTTCAGCCCCGATGGCAAGACCATCGCTTCTGCAAGTGAGGACAACACCATCAAACTCTGGGATACCACAGGCAAAGAACTCAAAACCCTCAAAGGGCATTCCGCTCCAGTTTATAGCGTCAGTTTCAGCCCCGATGGCAAGACGATTGCTTCTGCAAGTTTGGACAAGACGGTGAAATTGTGGGATACCACAGGCAAAGAACTCAAAACCCTCAAAGGGCATTCCGCTCCAGTTTATAGCGTCAGTTTCAGCCCCGACGGCAAGACGATTGCTTCTGCAAGTTGGGACAACACCATCAAACTTTGGGATATCACAGGTAGAGAACTCAAAACCCTCAAAGGACATTCAGGTTGGATTTCAAGCGTTAACTTCAGCCCGGACGGCAAGACGATTGCTTCTGCAAGCAAGGACAACACCGTTAAACTCTGGGAGACCACAGGCAGAGAACTCACAACCTTCAAAGGGCATTCCGCTCCAGTTGTGAGCGTCAGCTTCAGCCCCGACGGCAAGACGATTGCTTCTGCAAGTTGGGACAAGACGGTGAAATTGTGGAACTTGGATCTGGAAAATTTACTTGTGTTGGGGTGCGATTGGCTCAAATATTATTTACCTCGGTATCCTGAGACATTGGCAGAACTCCATGTATGTCAAACAAAGCCTCTCCGGATTGCCGCCGCATCGACTTTAGTAGAACAAGGTGAGGCATTAGCAACTGAGGGAAATTTTGAGGATGCAGTGGCTAAGTTTAATAAAGCTAAAGCGTGGAATTCCAAATTAACGTTTGATTCAGAGGAAAAAGCGGTACCAATTATTATGGTTTCTCAGGGCAGAGAACTTGCCCAAGAAGGTGACATTGAGGCAGCATTAGTTCAGTTAACAAAAGCACAGAAACTGTCTCCTAATCTCGATCTGAATCCAAAAACAAAAGCTATAGAAAAGAATCCAAAAGCAGTGATTTTTCTTATACGAGGAGAAGCGCTGGTAAAGCAGGATAAATTCAAAGAAGCGCTCGCTTTTTACAAAGATGCTCAAACACTCGATCCTGCTTTAACTATTTCTGCCAAGGAATGGAATTCTCTTTGTTGGGATGGTAGCTTGCGGGGGTTTGCTAAAGATGTCATGTTTGCTTGTGAAAAAGCAGTTGCCCTTTCACCAAAAGATGGAGGTATTCTTGATAGCCGAGGGCTAGCTAGAGCGCTCACTGGTAATAGCAAAGGATCTGTTGCAGATTTCCAAGCCTTTATCAAGTGGACTGATAATTCCAAGTACAAATCACAGCGTCAACGTTGGATTAATACCTTAATTGCAGGTAAAAATCCCTTTACAACAGAAGAGTTGAAAAAGTTGAGAGAGTAA
- a CDS encoding P-loop NTPase fold protein: MRLKLDLQRFFDSCNPSRTLVLANPQDRQYYIDFASVRGSKVIEALGRTITRLSPDKPTCQLFTGHIGCGKSTELRRLEAELKQQGFHVVYFESTQDLDMADVDVTDILLAIARSVSESLEAVGIKLRPGYFAKLLGEIHEFLQTPKELSGELSVGIAKISAKTKDSPLLRSQLRQYLEPRTNNILESLNEEFLTRANQELKDKGKKGLVVIVDNLDRVDPRAKNRERSQPEHLFVDRGEELRKLKCHVVYTIPLALVFSNEYETMKNRLGGGVSPKILPMVPVQLRDGSPCSEGIELLQQMVLARAFPTVNPELRLGLIAEVFDTPDTLNRLCQSSGGHVRNLLGLLYSCLQSEDPPLSRECLENSIREYRESLVLSITKHEWELLRQVVQQQSVSGEDDYQTLLRSLFVFEYQDKQGRWFGINPVLAEAKQFQV; this comes from the coding sequence ATGCGACTTAAACTAGATTTGCAAAGATTTTTTGACAGTTGCAACCCCAGCAGAACTCTAGTCTTGGCAAATCCTCAAGATAGGCAGTACTATATAGACTTTGCTTCCGTGCGCGGTTCTAAAGTGATTGAAGCACTTGGACGAACGATTACACGCCTTTCTCCAGATAAACCAACTTGCCAATTATTTACCGGTCATATTGGTTGTGGCAAATCGACTGAGTTGCGACGGTTGGAAGCAGAGTTAAAACAGCAAGGTTTTCATGTGGTATATTTTGAGTCCACACAAGACCTAGACATGGCTGATGTAGATGTTACTGATATATTACTGGCGATCGCTAGGTCAGTGAGTGAAAGTTTAGAAGCAGTAGGAATTAAACTCAGACCGGGATATTTTGCCAAACTATTAGGTGAAATTCATGAATTTTTACAAACTCCCAAAGAACTTTCGGGGGAGTTATCTGTAGGTATTGCTAAAATTAGCGCAAAAACAAAAGATAGCCCTCTTTTGCGAAGTCAGTTAAGGCAATATCTAGAACCTCGCACTAATAATATTTTGGAATCTCTGAATGAAGAATTCTTAACTCGTGCTAACCAGGAACTCAAAGATAAGGGTAAGAAAGGGTTGGTGGTGATTGTAGATAATTTGGATCGAGTCGATCCAAGGGCGAAAAACCGAGAGCGATCGCAACCAGAACACTTGTTTGTCGATCGCGGCGAAGAGTTACGCAAGCTGAAGTGCCATGTTGTTTACACAATACCCCTAGCATTGGTATTCTCTAACGAGTATGAGACGATGAAAAATCGTTTGGGTGGTGGAGTGAGTCCCAAGATACTACCGATGGTTCCCGTGCAGTTACGCGATGGTAGTCCGTGCTCTGAAGGTATAGAGCTTTTGCAACAGATGGTATTAGCAAGAGCTTTTCCCACAGTCAACCCTGAATTGAGGTTGGGTTTGATTGCAGAAGTTTTCGATACTCCCGATACTTTAAACAGGCTTTGTCAAAGCAGTGGGGGTCACGTGCGAAACTTACTAGGGCTGCTCTACAGTTGTCTTCAGTCAGAAGATCCCCCTTTATCGCGAGAATGTTTGGAAAACTCCATCCGCGAATACCGCGAAAGCTTGGTGTTATCTATTACAAAACATGAATGGGAATTGCTCCGTCAAGTCGTTCAGCAGCAAAGTGTGAGTGGTGAAGATGACTATCAAACTTTATTAAGAAGTTTATTTGTCTTTGAATATCAGGACAAACAGGGACGCTGGTTTGGTATTAATCCCGTATTAGCAGAAGCCAAGCAATTTCAGGTATGA
- a CDS encoding Restriction endonuclease, type I, EcoRI, R subunit/Type III: MPITLEASNLSLNDVHRLLKLQEEAIGSFTNYLTLEPLTELEQQDLSRISNDFERYLSAGKVSEGLVKFLALAPLLRLSGFYDVPIRLTMEDAIAISIEDEDTKITGRMDILAVSNTQAKTANTFWILVIETKNSSVDVAEGLPQLLTYAFKSLEKQSSVWGLATNGRRYQFVRLERGNPPTYQLMPLLNLIQSEHSILLAQVLKAICQLEN; encoded by the coding sequence ATGCCAATAACTCTAGAAGCCAGTAACTTATCTCTCAATGATGTTCATCGCTTGTTGAAACTGCAAGAAGAAGCAATTGGTTCATTTACTAACTATTTAACTCTAGAGCCTCTGACTGAGTTGGAACAGCAGGATTTATCACGAATTAGTAACGACTTTGAGCGTTACCTTAGTGCTGGAAAAGTTTCTGAAGGTTTAGTTAAATTTTTAGCTCTCGCTCCTCTGTTGCGATTATCTGGATTTTATGACGTTCCTATTCGCTTGACAATGGAAGATGCGATCGCTATCTCCATTGAAGATGAGGATACAAAGATAACAGGGCGGATGGACATTTTAGCAGTAAGCAACACTCAAGCAAAGACTGCAAATACATTTTGGATTTTGGTAATAGAAACAAAAAACAGTTCGGTAGATGTTGCCGAAGGTTTACCCCAACTGCTGACTTACGCTTTTAAAAGCTTAGAAAAGCAATCATCAGTTTGGGGACTAGCAACAAACGGTCGTCGTTATCAATTTGTCCGTCTCGAACGAGGAAATCCCCCTACCTATCAGTTAATGCCATTACTGAACCTAATTCAATCTGAACACAGTATTCTACTAGCACAGGTTTTAAAAGCAATTTGCCAACTAGAGAATTAG
- a CDS encoding DNA-binding protein, whose protein sequence is MKNVQAPASRSYREYLISSLKDPQEAAAYIQTFLELEEDGAGFEMLGSALKDVIEARLQANNLSETAKQHYEKLDKILAETSGAEIYTLIEFLDALGYQIALAPKDDNNFSG, encoded by the coding sequence ATGAAAAACGTACAAGCACCAGCAAGTAGAAGTTACCGTGAATACTTGATTTCATCTCTTAAAGATCCCCAAGAGGCTGCTGCTTATATTCAAACTTTCTTGGAATTAGAAGAAGATGGCGCTGGGTTTGAAATGCTAGGTTCAGCCCTAAAAGATGTGATAGAGGCGCGTCTACAAGCAAATAATCTTTCAGAAACTGCCAAACAGCATTATGAAAAACTAGATAAAATTCTTGCAGAAACTAGTGGAGCAGAGATTTACACTTTAATCGAATTTCTTGATGCATTAGGTTATCAAATTGCTCTTGCTCCAAAAGATGACAATAATTTTTCAGGCTAA
- a CDS encoding type II toxin-antitoxin system RelE/ParE family toxin, with protein sequence MEAQPREIQDYLTSEGRSPFAEWLEALRDIQARAKIRNRLKRVESGNLGNYRSVGEGVCELKVDYGPGYRVYFGQIGTTIVLLLCGGDKSTQEQDINKAREYWKDYEKRTSTSK encoded by the coding sequence ATGGAGGCACAGCCAAGAGAAATTCAGGATTATCTCACTTCAGAAGGGAGAAGCCCTTTTGCAGAATGGCTTGAAGCTTTGAGAGATATTCAAGCAAGAGCTAAAATCAGAAACAGGCTGAAGCGAGTAGAGTCAGGCAATTTAGGAAATTATCGTTCAGTTGGAGAAGGAGTTTGCGAACTAAAAGTGGATTATGGTCCGGGATACCGCGTGTATTTTGGACAAATAGGAACAACAATCGTACTTCTTCTTTGTGGTGGAGATAAAAGTACTCAAGAACAAGATATCAACAAAGCTAGGGAATACTGGAAAGATTATGAAAAACGTACAAGCACCAGCAAGTAG
- the acs gene encoding acetate--CoA ligase, which yields MSQITIESILQEKRLFHPSQEFSQNAHIKSLEDYQRLYDRAKADPQTFWAELAEQELHWFQKWDTVLDWQPPFAKWFVGGKINISYNCIDRHLTTWRKNKAAIIWEGEPGDSRTLTYAQLHREVCQFANVLKQLGVKKGDRVGVYMPMIPEAAIAMLACARIGAPHSVVFGGFSAEALRDRLVDAQAKVVITADGGWRKDAIVALKDQVDKALADGAVPSVENVLVVQRTNQQIHMESGRDHWWHELQKGVSADCPAEPMDSEDMLFILYTSGSTGKPKGVVHTTAGYNLYTHMTTKWIFDLKETDVYWCTADVGWITGHSYIVYGPLSNGATTLMYEGAPRASNPGCTWDVIEKYGVNIFYTAPTAIRAFIKMGEHLPKARNLSSLRLLGTVGEPINPEAWMWYHKVIGGERCPIVDTWWQTETGGIMITPLPGAIPAKPGSATRPFPGILADVVDLDGNKAGDNEGGYLIVRHPWPGMMRTIYGDPDRFRRTYWEHVRLQDGQSVYFAGDGARRDEDGYFWVMGRVDDVINVAGHRLGTMEIESALVSHPAVAEAAVVGKPDEVKGEEIVAFVTLEGGSTATEDLSKELKQHVVREIGAIARPGEIRFTDALPKTRSGKIMRRLLRNLAAGQEVSGDTSTLEDRGVLDKLREGA from the coding sequence ATGTCGCAAATCACCATAGAATCAATCCTTCAAGAAAAGCGTTTGTTCCACCCCAGCCAGGAATTTTCTCAAAACGCTCACATCAAAAGTCTTGAAGACTACCAGCGCCTTTACGATCGCGCTAAGGCAGATCCTCAAACATTCTGGGCAGAGTTGGCTGAGCAGGAGTTGCACTGGTTCCAAAAGTGGGACACGGTGCTGGACTGGCAACCACCTTTTGCAAAGTGGTTTGTTGGAGGAAAAATTAATATTTCTTACAACTGTATTGACAGACACCTGACGACTTGGCGCAAAAATAAAGCGGCTATTATTTGGGAAGGGGAACCAGGAGACTCGCGCACTCTCACTTATGCCCAATTACATCGCGAAGTTTGCCAGTTTGCAAATGTTCTGAAGCAGTTGGGTGTGAAAAAAGGAGATAGGGTTGGCGTTTATATGCCAATGATTCCTGAAGCAGCAATAGCAATGCTCGCTTGTGCCAGAATTGGGGCACCCCACAGTGTTGTTTTTGGCGGTTTTAGTGCAGAAGCATTGCGCGATCGCCTTGTGGATGCCCAAGCAAAAGTGGTCATCACGGCTGATGGTGGTTGGCGCAAGGATGCGATCGTTGCTCTTAAGGATCAAGTTGATAAAGCTTTGGCTGATGGGGCTGTTCCTTCAGTGGAAAACGTCCTCGTGGTGCAGCGTACCAACCAGCAAATTCACATGGAATCAGGACGAGACCATTGGTGGCATGAGTTACAAAAAGGTGTGTCTGCTGATTGTCCTGCCGAACCAATGGACAGCGAAGATATGCTGTTTATTCTCTATACTTCTGGTAGCACGGGTAAGCCAAAGGGTGTTGTTCATACCACTGCTGGTTATAACTTATACACCCATATGACTACAAAATGGATCTTTGACTTGAAGGAGACCGATGTATATTGGTGTACCGCAGATGTAGGTTGGATTACAGGACACAGTTACATTGTCTACGGTCCTTTGTCGAACGGTGCAACAACGCTCATGTATGAAGGTGCTCCTCGTGCTTCCAATCCGGGCTGTACCTGGGATGTGATTGAAAAGTACGGTGTCAATATCTTTTATACCGCACCTACTGCTATTCGTGCCTTTATCAAAATGGGAGAACACCTACCTAAAGCACGCAATCTCTCCTCGTTGCGCTTGTTGGGAACTGTAGGCGAACCAATTAACCCAGAAGCTTGGATGTGGTATCACAAAGTTATCGGTGGGGAACGCTGTCCGATTGTCGATACTTGGTGGCAAACGGAAACAGGTGGGATTATGATTACACCGTTACCTGGTGCTATTCCCGCAAAACCTGGTTCTGCAACTCGTCCTTTCCCTGGAATCTTAGCTGATGTTGTGGATTTAGATGGCAACAAAGCAGGTGATAATGAAGGCGGTTACTTAATTGTCCGACATCCTTGGCCCGGTATGATGCGAACAATTTACGGCGATCCAGACCGTTTCCGCCGCACTTACTGGGAACACGTTCGCCTTCAAGATGGGCAATCTGTCTACTTTGCTGGCGATGGCGCAAGACGCGATGAAGACGGATATTTCTGGGTGATGGGGCGCGTTGATGATGTGATTAATGTAGCAGGTCACCGCCTCGGGACAATGGAAATTGAATCGGCTCTCGTTTCCCATCCTGCAGTGGCTGAAGCGGCTGTTGTGGGTAAGCCAGATGAAGTGAAGGGAGAAGAGATTGTTGCTTTTGTAACTCTAGAAGGAGGGAGTACCGCAACAGAAGATTTGAGCAAAGAACTCAAGCAACACGTTGTTCGAGAAATTGGTGCGATCGCACGTCCGGGAGAAATCCGCTTTACCGATGCTTTGCCCAAAACTCGTTCTGGTAAGATTATGCGGCGATTGTTGCGGAATCTAGCCGCAGGACAAGAAGTTTCTGGGGACACTTCTACTTTAGAGGATAGAGGTGTATTGGATAAGTTGCGGGAAGGCGCTTAG
- a CDS encoding Uma2 family endonuclease: protein MTSVTTPTDSVLSLPDHTQLPDSDGTFVKNLQEHPQSILLTDSIKPVLEKLHPEGQYCIGQDSGIYWRLIDPPERGAESPDWFYVPNVPPTLNGKMRRSYVLWKEYVAPLIAIEFVSGDGSEERDKTSPSQGGEGKVGKFWVYEQAIRIPYYAIYEVEKAGVEVYRLVGNAYQLMNKNERGHYAIAPMGVELGIWRGWYQNAELPWLRWWDAEGNLLLTGEERAEVEQQRAEVERQRAEVERQKREEIVEKLRSLSPEQLNALGINPELLD from the coding sequence ATGACTTCTGTCACTACACCAACCGACTCAGTGCTGAGTTTACCCGACCACACGCAATTGCCTGATTCCGACGGGACATTTGTGAAAAACTTACAAGAACATCCTCAAAGTATTCTACTGACAGATTCGATTAAACCTGTTTTAGAAAAGCTGCATCCTGAGGGTCAGTATTGTATCGGTCAGGATTCTGGGATTTACTGGCGGTTAATAGATCCCCCAGAGAGGGGCGCGGAATCACCGGACTGGTTTTATGTACCGAACGTACCGCCAACTTTGAATGGCAAAATGCGCCGTTCCTACGTTTTGTGGAAAGAATATGTTGCACCGTTAATTGCGATCGAATTTGTCTCTGGTGATGGGAGTGAAGAACGGGATAAAACTTCGCCATCACAAGGGGGAGAAGGGAAAGTTGGGAAATTTTGGGTTTACGAGCAAGCCATTCGTATTCCTTATTATGCAATTTATGAAGTAGAAAAAGCGGGGGTAGAAGTATACCGTCTCGTAGGTAATGCCTATCAACTGATGAACAAAAATGAAAGGGGTCATTATGCCATTGCACCAATGGGAGTCGAGTTAGGAATTTGGCGAGGATGGTATCAAAACGCAGAATTGCCGTGGTTGCGGTGGTGGGATGCTGAGGGAAATTTACTGCTCACAGGTGAAGAACGTGCTGAGGTTGAACAACAAAGGGCTGAGGTTGAACGACAAAGGGCTGAGGTTGAACGACAAAAGCGGGAGGAAATTGTAGAAAAATTGCGATCGCTTTCTCCGGAACAACTGAATGCATTAGGAATTAATCCAGAGTTATTGGATTAG